One segment of Erigeron canadensis isolate Cc75 chromosome 2, C_canadensis_v1, whole genome shotgun sequence DNA contains the following:
- the LOC122589297 gene encoding CASP-like protein 1F2 encodes METENSNNNNAFKSRPIPSPITHLSFMASQIWLRIVAAATSVTAACLMFNSRQSKVLFGTDLDARYSYSPAFKFYGMMNAVACAFSVLSLLPVFSLGRKFSNSINYFFLFLHDLMIVLLLAGGCAAATTVAQIGKYGNSHAGWMPICDNFGKFCHKVAASLILGYVSLFCYLLLTVISANKARQVPV; translated from the exons atggaAACCGAAAACAGCAACAATAATAATGCCTTCAAGTCCCGACCAATCCCTTCACCCATCACACATTTGTCCTTCATGGCTTCACAGATTTGGCTAAGAATCGTGGCAGCCGCAACCTCCGTCACAGCTGCATGTTTGATGTTCAACAGTCGACAGTCCAAAGTCCTCTTTGGAACTGATCTCGACGCCCGTTACTCCTACTCCCCTGCTTTCAA GTTTTATGGAATGATGAATGCTGTTGCCTGTGCTTTTTCTGTGTTGTCTTTGCTGCCCGTTTTCTCGCTTGGACGCAAGTTTTCCAACTCCATCAACTATTTCTTCTTGTTCCTTCATGATTTG ATGATAGTGTTGTTGTTGGCGGGAGGATGTGCGGCCGCGACTACCGTTGCTCAAATTGGAAAGTATGGGAATAGTCATGCGGGTTGGATGCCGATTTGTGACAACTTTGGGAAGTTTTGTCACAAAGTAGCTGCTTCCTTGATCTTGGGTTACGTTTCTTTGTTTTGTTACTTGCTTCTCACTGTCATCTCTGCCAACAAAGCTAGACAAGTCCCGGTTTAA
- the LOC122587355 gene encoding uncharacterized protein LOC122587355, which produces MKLSENEADVVEASNLQLIQSLVTSIPNTLSFKGKWSLIQTKLSDLKSHLSDLIPDTPLSVDILRSLSHTLSQALSLSLICHSLNPPSGKLKTQNDVDSISAKLDTHIKDLEILIKNSGDNNIVTQNDVVSKRESLRMESRNLITRLQIGSTQSKNTALDELLRLLQQDDKHVLIAVAQGVVPVLVRLLDCTSTPEMKEKTVTALAKVSTVDSSKHVLIAEGLMLLNHLMRVLESGSGFAKEKACVVLKCLSSIKDNARAIGSRGGIAVLLEICECGTPYSQAIAVGVLVNLSGFSDTYENFMEEDAVSVILGVASSGTVLAQEYSFSCLSNLIKDDDNLKLLVYKKGVFDSLKTFWDSAPGVSNLEVAVEFLKILAYDERLVECIVSADFVPRIVSVLSCGVLGVRVQAAKAVFRLGVNAKARKELGEFGCIPPLIAMLDGKAVEEKLAAAKALSVILICSGNTRIFKKEQRGIVSVVQLLDPSIPNLDNKYPVAILMCLIHSKKCRKQMVNSGALLYLQKLVEMEVDGAKKLHETIGRGKLFGVFARP; this is translated from the coding sequence ATGAAGCTGTCGGAAAACGAAGCCGACGTGGTGGAAGCCTCTAACCTCCAGCTCATCCAATCACTAGTAACCTCAATCCCAAACACTCTTTCTTTCAAAGGTAAATGGTCTTTAATCCAAACCAAACTTTCCGATCTCAAATCCCATCTTTCCGACCTCATTCCCGACACCCCACTTTCCGTCGACATTCTCCGGTCACTTTCCCACACACTCTCACAAGCCCTTTCTCTATCTCTCATTTGTCATTCCCTTAATCCCCCTTCAGGCAAACTCAAAACCCAAAACGACGTCGATTCAATCTCAGCTAAACTCGATACCCATATCAAAGacctagaaattttaattaaaaatagtggAGACAATAATATTGTCACCCAAAACGACGTCGTTTCAAAAAGGGAgtcattaagaatggaatcaaGAAACTTAATAACCCGGTTACAGATCGGTTCAACCCAATCGAAAAACACGGCGCTAGACGAACTTTTAAGGTTGTTACAACAAGATGACAAGCATGTATTAATAGCCGTGGCACAGGGTGTGGTCCCGGTGCTTGTTCGCTTATTGGATTGTACATCTACTCCGGAAATGAAGGAGAAAACGGTTACAGCTCTTGCTAAGGTGTCAACCGTTGACTCAAGTAAACACGTGTTAATTGCTGAGGGTTTAATGCTGTTGAATCATTTGATGCGCGTTTTGGAATCCGGAAGCGGGTTCGCGAAAGAAAAAGCGTGCGTGGTTTTGAAATGTTTGTCTAGTATTAAGGATAACGCGCGGGCGATTGGGTCCCGCGGAGGAATCGCGGTTTTATTGGAGATTTGTGAATGTGGGACGCCGTATTCGCAGGCTATCGCGGTAGGCGTCTTGGTGAATCTGTCTGGATTTTCAGATACTTATGAGAATTTTATGGAAGAAGACGCGGTTTCCGTGATTTTAGGGGTGGCCAGCTCTGGTACGGTTTTAGCACAAGAATATTCGTTTTCTtgtttgagtaatttgattaaAGATGATGATAATTTGAAACTGTTGGTTTATAAGAAAGGCGtgtttgatagtttgaaaaCATTTTGGGATTCTGCTCCTGGTGTTAGTAACTTGGAAGTTGCGGTCgagtttttgaaaatattagCGTATGATGAGCGTTTGGTTGAATGTATTGTGTCAGCGGATTTTGTGCCAAGGATTGTTAGTGTGTTAAGTTGTGGTGTGTTAGGAGTGAGGGTTCAGGCTGCAAAAGCGGTTTTTAGATTAGGAGTTAACGCGAAAGCGAGGAAAGAATTGGGCGAATTCGGGTGTATACCGCCTTTGATTGCTATGTTAGATGGTAAAGCAGTTGAAGAGAAGCTGGCAGCTGCGAAAGCGTTGTCGGTTATCTTGATTTGTTCTGGAAACACAAGGATTTTTAAGAAGGAACAGAGAGGGATAGTGAGTGTGGTTCAGCTTTTGGACCCTTCCATACCAAATCTTGATAACAAGTACCCTGTTGCGATTCTGATGTGTTTAATCCATTCAAAGAAATGCCGTAAACAGATGGTGAATTCGGGTGCTTTGTTGTATTTACAAAAGCTTGTAGAAATGGAGGTCGACGGTGCAAAGAAGTTGCACGAGACTATCGGTCGTGGGAAGCTATTTGGCGTTTTCGCAAGGCCGTAA